From Hydractinia symbiolongicarpus strain clone_291-10 chromosome 12, HSymV2.1, whole genome shotgun sequence, one genomic window encodes:
- the LOC130621350 gene encoding degenerin mec-10-like, whose protein sequence is MENNVTTENTTQKTRKSRTKKLLTEFAENTTAHGFAQIPLTKSTWIKLFWLFAIIACQIGSFFQMKPLILRYIKKPVITKVYHTTNTVLQFPVVTICNMNPIRKQEADALFNGNFNVPKASDVKNNITEPSFSASVQMYEIATGEGINTENKRIILSNLSYELGNKIFKYGHQFKDIVESCTWIFYYDCMNSRFWKQYWHWKFGNCFSFNSGYTQDNTIIPPLMISEANILRLLMLKFNINVEEYYSPLTEDAGILLHVGDQDSAKSLSDVHYLSPGFSYLITMEKYKRKRADPFKNNTCIKHYETDLGKQPNNDQRVIKKYSRQMCMEICATETTINKCSCSPYWMPSLNSSRRCGFKDKQCVSAVNHEFITNNLTCLSACRLPCEETKYGLSISSAKFHLNENATVEKNKLTALFSFKKPETVVMEDEEHYMIENLLSDIGGQLGLWSGISVLTLVEVIFFLAYSVHIFTERKVIES, encoded by the coding sequence atGGAAAATAACGTAACGACAGAAAACACAACTCAAAAAACCCGTAAGAGTCGTACAAAGAAATTATTAACGGAATTTGCTGAAAACACTACAGCTCATGGCTTCGCCCAGATACCATTAACAAAAAGTACCTGGATTAAGTTATTTTGGTTGTTTGCAATCATTGCTTGCCAAATAGGTTCTTTCTTTCAAATGAAACCTTTAATATTGCGATACATAAAGAAACCTGTCATCACAAAAGTGTACCATACTACTAATACTGTACTGCAGTTTCCCGTCGTTACCATTTGCAATATGAATCCTATCAGAAAACAAGAGGCTGATGCATTATTTAATGGCAACTTTAATGTACCTAAGGCAAGTGACGTAAAAAACAATATTACTGAGCCATCATTCTCCGCAAGTGTGCAAATGTATGAAATTGCAACAGGAGAAGGAATAAATACAGAAAACAAACGTATAATACTTTCCAATTTAAGTTACGAAttaggaaataaaatttttaagtatGGACATCAATTTAAAGATATCGTTGAAAGTTGCACTTGGATATTTTATTACGACTGCATGAATTCACGTTTCTGGAAACAATATTGGCATTGGAAGTTTggcaattgtttttcttttaacagtggTTATACTCAAGATAACACAATTATTCCTCCGTTGATGATTTCTGAAGCAAATATTCTTCGGCTGTTAATGTTAAAGTTTAATATAAATGTAGAAGAATATTATTCGCCTCTGACAGAAGATGCTGGCATACTTCTTCATGTTGGTGACCAGGATAGCGCAAAAAGTTTATCTGACGTCCACTATCTATCTCCTGGCTTTTCATATCTTATTACCATGGAAAAATACAAAAGGAAAAGGGCTGATCCGTTTAAAAATAACACTTGCATCAAGCACTATGAAACTGATTTGGGGAAACAACCAAACAATGATCAAAGAGTGATCAAGAAATACTCCAGACAAATGTGCATGGAAATTTGCGCTACTGAAACTACAATAAACAAGTGCAGCTGCTCGCCATATTGGATGCCTTCCTTGAACAGCAGTAGGCGGTGTGGTTTCAAGGATAAACAATGCGTTTCTGCTGTAAACCATGAGTTTATAACCAACAACTTGACATGTCTCAGTGCATGCCGGTTACCTTGTGAAGAAACAAAGTATGGTTTAAGCATATCATCGGCCAAGTTTCATTTGAATGAAAATGCAACggtggaaaaaaataaattgacagctttattttctttcaaaaagcCTGAAACAGTTGTCATGGAAGATGAAGAACACTACATGATTGAGAATTTATTAAGCGACATTGGTGGACAACTTGGGTTATGGTCTGGCATTTCAGTATTGACTTTAGTTGAGGTAATATTTTTCCTTGCATACAGTGTGCACATTTTCACTGAAAGGAAAGTAATAGAAAGCTAA